A portion of the Leucoraja erinacea ecotype New England chromosome 9, Leri_hhj_1, whole genome shotgun sequence genome contains these proteins:
- the psma3 gene encoding proteasome subunit alpha type-3 yields MSSIGTGYDLSASTFSPDGRVFQVEYAMKAVENSSTAIGIRCKDGVVFGVEKLVLSKLYEQGSNKRIFNVDRHVGMAVAGLLADARSLTDIAREEASNFRSNYGYDIPLRHLADRVAMYVHAYTLYSAVRPFGSSFIMGSYDKDDGAQMYMIDPSGVSHGYWGCAIGKAKEAAKTEIEKLQMKDMTCREVVKEVAKIIYIVHDEVKDKSFELELSWVGEITNGKHVLVPKDVKEEAEKYAKESLEEDDESDEDNM; encoded by the exons tatGATTTGTCAGCGTCAACGTTCTCCCCTGATGGACGGGTTTTCCAGGTTGAATATGCAATGAAAGCTGTTGAAAACAGCAG CACAGCCATTGGGATAAGATGTAAAGATGGAGTCGTCTTTGGAGTAGAGAAGCTGGTTCTTTCTAAACTATATGAACAGGGGTCGAACAAGCGGATATTTAACGTTGATCGTCATGTAGGAATG GCAGTAGCAGGTCTTCTGGCAGATGCACGATCTCTTACTGATATTGCAAGAGAAGAAGCTTCCAACTTTAGGTCCAATTATGGATACGATATTCCACTGAGG CATCTGGCAGACAGAGTAGCAATGTACGTCCACGCTTACACGTTATATAGTGCTGTGAGGCCGTTTGGAAGCAG TTTTATTATGGGGTCTTATGACAAGGATGATGGTGCTCAGATGTACATGATTGATCCTTCAGGAGTGTCCCAT GGTTACTGGGGGTGTGCAATTGGAAAAGCTAAAGAAGCAGCAAAAACAGAAATTGAGAAGCTGCAG ATGAAAGATATGACATGCAGGGAAGTTGTTAAAGAAGTGGCAAAAAT AATCTACATTGTCCACGATGAAGTAAAGGATAAATCCTTCGAGTTGGAGCTCAGCTGGGTTGGAGAAA TTACAAATGGCAAACATGTACTTGTACCTAAAGATGTAAAAGAGGAAGCAGAAAAATATGCCAAA GAATCTCTCGAGGAAGATGATGAATCTGACGAAGACAACATGTAA